Proteins encoded within one genomic window of Desulfuromonadaceae bacterium:
- a CDS encoding aromatic amino acid ammonia-lyase, translating to MSTRPTVILNGYDLTIENIVAIGVGDKLVGLDPEALERCRESRTFLEEEVAAKRVIYGVNTSFGPMCNKIIGDDQIEQLQVNLIRSHAAGLGDPLKYYISLAVLVVRLNTLVKGFSGVRVELLEHMQQMINRGIAPYIPRNGSVGASGDLIHLAHMALAIIGEGRVYHKGVLRDAEEVYAEEGLTPMRLSFKEGIALMNGTSAMTALAAFALFGAKKLLRLSCVTGAFSLEIFGGIDDAYDEDLHGVKPHPGQVEVANTIRKLYAGSDNITLRKDMHALIRQQETGGPVYETSINVQDVYSVRCTPQVLAPVSEAIAAANRTIEIEANSSNDNPIIIPKERKVIHGGNFHGQSVGFAMDSLCMAISTLCNLSERRLNKYLDKNLNEGLPEFLIPGTLGLTMGFMGAQYLATSTTAENRQLAGPVSTNNISCNASNQDVVSMGTVAARKAFKSVSNAKHVMTLEILAVLQALSFRNSDKLGKGTGRVYAELSKEFSVYDNTRIFHNDLVKFRTLLFSSQLFDDLDRYWD from the coding sequence ATGTCAACACGTCCCACAGTCATACTGAACGGTTACGATTTAACGATTGAAAATATTGTCGCGATCGGGGTGGGCGACAAGCTTGTCGGTCTTGATCCCGAAGCTCTGGAGCGTTGTCGCGAAAGCCGCACGTTTCTCGAAGAAGAGGTTGCGGCCAAACGCGTTATCTACGGCGTCAACACCTCCTTTGGTCCGATGTGCAACAAGATTATCGGCGATGACCAGATCGAACAGTTGCAGGTCAACCTGATCCGCAGTCATGCGGCCGGACTGGGGGATCCGCTTAAATATTATATTTCCCTGGCGGTTCTGGTGGTGCGTCTCAATACCCTCGTCAAGGGGTTCAGCGGTGTGCGGGTGGAGTTGCTGGAGCATATGCAGCAGATGATCAATCGCGGCATCGCTCCCTACATCCCCCGCAACGGCAGCGTCGGGGCGTCGGGTGACCTGATCCATCTGGCCCACATGGCGCTGGCGATTATCGGCGAAGGGCGCGTCTACCACAAAGGGGTGCTGCGCGACGCTGAGGAGGTTTATGCCGAAGAGGGGCTGACCCCGATGCGCCTCAGCTTCAAGGAGGGGATCGCGCTGATGAACGGCACCAGCGCGATGACTGCGCTGGCGGCGTTTGCCCTTTTTGGCGCGAAAAAGCTGCTGCGCCTGAGCTGTGTCACCGGTGCGTTCTCCCTCGAAATATTTGGCGGCATTGATGATGCCTACGATGAAGATCTGCACGGGGTTAAACCGCATCCGGGGCAGGTTGAAGTGGCGAACACGATCCGTAAACTTTACGCGGGGTCGGACAATATCACCCTGCGCAAGGATATGCATGCGCTGATCCGCCAGCAGGAGACCGGTGGCCCGGTCTACGAGACCAGCATCAACGTGCAGGATGTCTATTCGGTGCGGTGTACGCCGCAGGTGCTGGCGCCGGTCAGCGAAGCGATTGCAGCCGCCAATCGGACGATCGAGATTGAGGCGAATTCGTCGAACGACAACCCGATCATTATCCCCAAAGAGCGCAAGGTGATTCATGGGGGCAATTTTCACGGGCAGAGTGTTGGCTTCGCCATGGATTCCCTCTGTATGGCGATCTCGACCCTGTGCAACCTGTCCGAGCGCCGCCTCAACAAATATCTCGACAAGAACCTCAACGAAGGCTTGCCCGAGTTCCTCATCCCCGGCACCCTGGGATTGACCATGGGGTTCATGGGAGCGCAATACCTGGCGACCTCGACGACCGCCGAAAACCGTCAGCTGGCGGGGCCGGTGAGTACCAATAATATCTCCTGCAACGCCTCGAATCAGGATGTTGTCAGCATGGGGACGGTGGCCGCGCGCAAGGCGTTCAAGTCGGTCAGTAACGCTAAACATGTGATGACCCTCGAAATTCTCGCCGTGCTCCAGGCGTTGTCGTTCCGTAACAGTGACAAACTGGGGAAGGGAACCGGGCGTGTTTACGCTGAGTTGTCGAAAGAATTCAGCGTCTATGACAACACCCGGATTTTCCACAATGATCTGGTCAAGTTCCGCACGCTCCTTTTTTCCAGTCAGCTGTTTGACGATCTCGATCGTTACTGGGACTAG
- a CDS encoding outer membrane lipoprotein carrier protein LolA — translation MRLFLAITLLVLLVLLTCAPLFAAEAEPLFERLEAAATNVRTVTSAFTQEKRLAIFDEVLTSSGRFAFAKPDQLRWELLEPVKTGFVLSGDRGRRWHGRAGTSESFDIRSDPMMRIVAEQLLAWARADFGWLRERYQLEVLGENPATLKLIPRTEVGFLDHLKIIFAADDTHVQQVEMHEQDGDATIIRFSDAIINQPVPDETFRN, via the coding sequence ATGCGTTTGTTCCTGGCCATAACGCTGCTGGTGCTGCTGGTGCTGCTGACCTGTGCGCCGCTCTTTGCTGCCGAGGCTGAGCCGCTGTTCGAGCGCCTGGAAGCCGCGGCGACCAACGTCCGGACGGTGACCAGCGCTTTTACCCAGGAAAAGCGGCTGGCAATCTTTGACGAGGTGCTGACTTCAAGCGGCCGTTTCGCTTTTGCCAAACCGGACCAGTTGCGCTGGGAGCTGCTCGAACCGGTCAAGACCGGGTTCGTCCTCTCAGGTGACCGTGGGCGACGCTGGCACGGACGGGCCGGCACCAGTGAAAGTTTCGACATCCGCAGCGACCCGATGATGCGGATCGTGGCCGAGCAGTTACTGGCGTGGGCACGAGCCGATTTTGGCTGGCTGCGCGAGCGTTATCAGCTGGAAGTGCTGGGGGAGAATCCGGCGACCCTGAAGCTGATACCCCGGACTGAGGTCGGCTTCCTCGATCATCTGAAAATTATTTTTGCGGCTGATGACACCCATGTGCAGCAGGTCGAGATGCATGAGCAGGACGGGGACGCGACGATCATCCGCTTCAGTGACGCGATAATCAATCAGCCTGTGCCTGATGAGACCTTTCGCAACTGA
- a CDS encoding acyl carrier protein, which yields MTEQEVVALINSSLAEEFELELEDMDADADIFDDFGLDSLDIVDMVIVLESAFKFKIREEQAIRKIRKLGEIHTFVLGKLNETEQAS from the coding sequence ATGACTGAACAGGAAGTTGTCGCGTTGATCAACTCATCGCTGGCCGAGGAGTTTGAACTCGAGCTGGAAGATATGGACGCGGATGCCGATATTTTTGATGATTTCGGGCTCGACAGTCTCGATATCGTCGATATGGTGATTGTGCTCGAAAGTGCGTTCAAATTCAAGATTCGCGAAGAGCAGGCGATTCGCAAAATTCGCAAACTGGGAGAAATTCACACCTTTGTCCTCGGCAAACTCAATGAAACGGAGCAGGCTTCGTAA
- a CDS encoding radical SAM protein: MKMYLVYPKWPKLDRQTEFHLPPHGPVVFAAALPPEVDITFVDENLQTIDFDFSCDLVCMSTMLTCQLPRAFEIAREFRARGKVVMFGGISTMLHSEEVMEHADSVFLGEVEGRFGQVLEDLEKGQLKPVYNYMNNHPDINLVGTARRDILQRELYNYRGVQMLDLVHASRGCKFDCFPCCTGFLGGKKFRPRPIDMVIKEMEEIQNNRMFIVDNSLAQDRQWLLDLFTEMAPLKKKWVSHPILDDDEVLRKAADAGAWYVYQAVFDTSDMIRKRIKRLKDFGIGIEGTIILGTDDQSADDIKRLVDFLIEVELDVAEFTILTPFMQSPIRKQLEKEGRILSNNWADYNADKVVFQPKQMTPEKLQEMYYYAWDTFNADGGHALKMGKLFDQVIRREIEDGTYRRYEPRKKRQFKKAESV; the protein is encoded by the coding sequence ATGAAAATGTATCTCGTCTACCCGAAATGGCCGAAACTCGACCGTCAGACCGAATTTCACCTGCCGCCGCACGGCCCGGTGGTCTTTGCCGCCGCGCTGCCGCCGGAAGTCGACATCACCTTTGTTGACGAAAATCTGCAGACGATTGATTTTGATTTTTCCTGTGATCTGGTCTGCATGTCGACGATGCTGACCTGCCAGCTGCCGCGTGCTTTTGAGATTGCGCGGGAGTTTCGTGCGCGGGGCAAGGTGGTTATGTTCGGCGGGATCTCGACCATGCTCCATTCCGAAGAGGTGATGGAACATGCTGATTCGGTCTTCCTCGGCGAGGTCGAGGGGCGTTTCGGGCAGGTGCTGGAGGATCTCGAAAAAGGGCAGCTCAAGCCGGTTTACAATTATATGAACAATCACCCCGACATCAATCTGGTCGGCACCGCCCGGCGTGATATCCTGCAACGCGAGCTTTACAATTATCGCGGCGTGCAGATGCTCGATCTGGTGCATGCCTCGCGCGGCTGCAAATTCGACTGCTTCCCGTGCTGCACCGGTTTCCTCGGTGGCAAGAAATTCCGCCCGCGGCCAATCGATATGGTGATCAAGGAGATGGAAGAAATCCAGAACAACCGGATGTTCATCGTCGACAATTCGCTGGCACAGGATCGCCAGTGGTTGCTCGACCTCTTTACCGAGATGGCGCCGCTGAAGAAAAAGTGGGTGTCCCACCCGATTCTGGATGACGATGAAGTCTTGCGCAAGGCCGCCGATGCCGGCGCCTGGTACGTCTATCAGGCGGTTTTCGATACCTCCGACATGATCCGCAAGCGCATCAAGCGGCTCAAGGATTTCGGGATTGGCATCGAAGGCACTATCATCCTCGGCACCGATGACCAGAGCGCCGACGACATCAAGCGGCTGGTCGATTTCCTCATTGAGGTGGAACTTGATGTCGCCGAATTCACCATCCTCACCCCTTTTATGCAGTCGCCGATCCGCAAGCAGCTGGAAAAAGAGGGACGGATTCTGAGTAATAACTGGGCTGACTACAATGCTGACAAGGTCGTCTTCCAGCCGAAGCAGATGACTCCGGAAAAATTGCAGGAGATGTACTATTACGCTTGGGATACCTTCAATGCCGACGGCGGCCATGCGCTGAAGATGGGGAAACTCTTTGATCAGGTGATTCGGCGCGAGATCGAGGATGGCACTTATCGCCGCTATGAACCGCGTAAAAAACGCCAGTTCAAAAAAGCGGAAAGCGTATGA
- a CDS encoding acyl-CoA thioesterase produces the protein MKKKYFKPNPNDPAPLIATATRLVRFEEVDPLGIVWHGRYPSYFEDARVRLFEKFDIAYLTLYGKGLVTPIKQLYVDYLLPLRFEDEVTIEALMHFSEAARINIEYIIRNAAGEVATTGYSVQMMMDRNDTMLIVAPPFYQDFIEKWRNGGLA, from the coding sequence ATGAAAAAGAAATACTTCAAACCAAATCCGAATGATCCGGCACCGTTGATCGCCACCGCGACCCGGCTGGTGCGCTTCGAGGAAGTGGATCCCCTCGGGATTGTCTGGCACGGACGCTATCCGAGTTACTTCGAGGATGCGCGGGTGCGGCTGTTCGAGAAGTTTGACATTGCCTACCTGACCCTCTATGGCAAAGGGCTGGTGACGCCGATCAAGCAGCTGTATGTCGATTATCTTCTGCCGTTACGGTTTGAGGATGAGGTGACGATTGAGGCGCTCATGCATTTCAGTGAAGCGGCGCGGATCAATATTGAATACATTATTCGCAACGCGGCGGGTGAGGTTGCCACCACCGGTTATTCGGTGCAGATGATGATGGATCGGAATGACACTATGTTGATCGTTGCCCCTCCGTTTTATCAGGATTTCATCGAAAAGTGGCGCAACGGAGGCCTGGCATGA
- a CDS encoding 1-acyl-sn-glycerol-3-phosphate acyltransferase, with product MNLFAWPALVVWTLVGIVLSPFLYLGWKVVTGWDVGRITRHFIWLYGRVWLLLFAPFVHFRREGLDGVFDAPPGILIVNHLSFFDTYCMGLLPIYDINFVVRAWPFRKLFFYTAFMRNAGYLDIESDGWDESAAICRAVMARNGWLLFFPEGHRSRDGQLQHFYSGAFRAAIELGVPLIPLCITGTDRLMPPGRHWLLPSRVCLRALAPVDPRDFAGDTGHREMRKHVTALMAKNIDEMRSYSAG from the coding sequence ATGAACCTGTTCGCCTGGCCGGCGTTGGTCGTCTGGACGCTGGTGGGGATCGTGCTCAGCCCCTTCCTCTATCTGGGATGGAAGGTCGTCACCGGATGGGATGTCGGGCGCATTACCCGCCATTTTATCTGGTTGTACGGGCGCGTCTGGTTGCTCCTCTTTGCCCCGTTTGTGCACTTTCGGCGCGAAGGTTTGGACGGTGTTTTTGACGCGCCGCCGGGAATTCTGATTGTCAATCACCTGTCTTTTTTCGACACCTACTGCATGGGCCTGTTGCCGATCTACGACATCAACTTTGTGGTGCGTGCCTGGCCATTCCGCAAACTGTTTTTTTACACCGCGTTTATGCGTAATGCCGGTTATCTCGATATCGAAAGTGATGGTTGGGACGAATCCGCCGCGATCTGTCGCGCAGTCATGGCCCGCAACGGTTGGCTGCTCTTCTTTCCCGAGGGGCATCGCAGTCGTGATGGCCAGTTGCAGCACTTTTATTCCGGTGCGTTTCGCGCGGCGATTGAGTTAGGGGTCCCGTTGATCCCCCTCTGCATCACCGGCACCGACCGGTTGATGCCACCGGGGCGCCACTGGCTGCTGCCGTCTCGGGTCTGCCTGCGGGCACTGGCACCGGTCGATCCGCGCGATTTTGCGGGCGACACCGGTCATCGGGAAATGCGTAAACATGTCACAGCGTTGATGGCGAAAAATATTGACGAGATGCGCTCGTATAGCGCCGGATGA
- a CDS encoding beta-ketoacyl-[acyl-carrier-protein] synthase family protein yields the protein MSVCVVDMALHSALGDLDETWAGLLAGKSGVRPVARFVTDNYLTGMGAWIDGLPQSSDSSAVHVLLDKVWADFGSVPADAQLLTATTKGGIDMLEALRRGSAANVPDLDNARLLQTISARFGLAGRGRNINAACASSTIAVAHAAAMIAAGDVDAVLVVCFDLLTEFVFSGFSALQALDPLPSRPFDRERRGLSLGEGAAALLLMSEERAAREGRASLGAVLGWGVANDANHITAPARDGCGLIQAVNNALKRAAVAPQAISGISAHGTGTVYNDLMELVAFEQLFPHGTPPLNSIKGALGHTLGAAGGIEAVLGLRSLASGQLLPTVGLQNPEEKAEGLVSSSVQSLSDGLLLSTNSGFGGINAALILGQGGAA from the coding sequence ATGAGCGTCTGCGTGGTCGACATGGCGCTGCACAGTGCCCTGGGTGATCTGGATGAAACCTGGGCTGGCCTGCTGGCTGGCAAGTCGGGTGTAAGACCTGTCGCACGGTTCGTCACAGACAACTACCTGACCGGCATGGGGGCGTGGATTGACGGGCTGCCGCAGTCCTCAGACAGTTCGGCGGTGCATGTTTTGCTCGACAAAGTGTGGGCTGACTTTGGTTCTGTTCCGGCTGACGCTCAGCTGCTGACCGCTACCACCAAAGGCGGGATCGACATGCTTGAAGCGTTGCGGCGCGGATCGGCGGCAAATGTGCCTGACCTTGACAACGCCCGTCTGCTGCAAACAATCTCTGCTCGCTTCGGACTCGCTGGTCGGGGCCGTAACATCAACGCCGCCTGCGCCTCCTCAACCATCGCCGTGGCTCACGCTGCAGCGATGATTGCCGCCGGCGATGTTGACGCGGTGCTGGTGGTTTGTTTCGATCTGCTCACGGAATTTGTTTTCTCCGGATTCTCCGCCCTGCAGGCCCTTGATCCGCTGCCGAGTCGTCCGTTCGACCGGGAACGCAGAGGGTTGAGCCTCGGCGAAGGCGCGGCGGCGCTGCTGCTGATGAGTGAGGAACGCGCGGCGCGTGAAGGACGTGCTTCCCTCGGTGCCGTTCTCGGCTGGGGGGTCGCCAACGACGCCAACCACATTACCGCCCCGGCGCGTGACGGTTGTGGCCTGATTCAGGCAGTCAACAATGCCCTGAAGCGGGCCGCTGTTGCTCCGCAAGCAATCAGCGGCATCAGTGCCCACGGCACCGGCACGGTCTACAACGATCTGATGGAGCTGGTGGCGTTTGAGCAACTTTTCCCGCATGGCACGCCACCGCTCAATTCGATCAAAGGCGCACTCGGGCATACTCTCGGCGCTGCTGGCGGGATCGAAGCCGTGCTCGGTCTCAGGTCGTTGGCCAGCGGGCAACTGCTGCCGACTGTCGGACTCCAGAACCCTGAAGAAAAGGCCGAGGGGTTGGTCTCTTCGTCGGTTCAATCCCTGTCCGATGGTCTGCTCCTGAGCACCAACTCCGGTTTCGGTGGCATCAACGCCGCATTGATCCTCGGCCAAGGTGGTGCGGCATGA
- a CDS encoding MMPL family transporter: MLMDGLFASLYRRLARRRTLLLIITLFLWLVSLAAFTRLELEENIAAMLPESGTASSDLRLLERAPFARKIIIDLTADASVSTDALIQAADRLAAELPRETFSRVVSGPDGEAGGNLVSAMLGVLPNLFSAADAERLSRELTPSAVRERVNDSYAALLAPEGWALKQLLRSDPLNLRQLALEKLRYLRLVPNAQLSDNHFVSSDRRHLLLLAETPLAVTDSAGAVALEDDFSTAARLVLPDGIKATFLSGHRYTLANATAVKADLWVVLGCSLSAIAAIFAIFLRRRQALWVFLTPVLVLTTAACAVALVYQPVSAITLGFGAVLLGISVDFAIHVYYALRHAVGDPAVALGKVARPLLFGGLTTIGGFAVLLLSDLPGQRQLAVFSVAGIVTALLLSLLVLPHLLPSGAVQIISAVPRRADRKRGGWLLVTVWFVLLLLCGWQARDIRFNGDLRALSLTPPELRQLETQLAQTWGGLHGQALVFSFGGGAEAALAANDRLFERLQTALPAERLVSLAPLLPALTSQAENRQRWNDFWTGEHGQQIVATLQEEATRLGFSAQAFVPFTERLTTAVAPVTLDFYRAAGFADAFAALLFTEDGVTRSLTLLPDSPPVLAALTTIESDPATRLVSPTCFRSEISAAIEDDFLRFITLAAVLIVTLLLLLFRDLRKVVLALVPVASGLLGMFGVMATLGVEFNLFNIIATILVIGLGVDYGIFMVCREDEKSDLGTGQAVFVSGLTTLAGFGALILGQHPALYSIGVSVLIGISVAIPAALLVVPVLSRRWLK, encoded by the coding sequence ATGCTGATGGACGGCCTCTTTGCCTCCCTTTATCGGCGCCTGGCGCGGCGGCGGACGCTGCTGCTGATCATTACCCTGTTCCTCTGGCTCGTCAGCCTGGCGGCGTTTACCCGGCTGGAGCTGGAAGAGAATATTGCGGCGATGCTCCCCGAAAGTGGCACCGCCAGCAGCGACTTGCGTTTGCTGGAGCGGGCACCTTTTGCCCGCAAGATTATTATCGACCTGACAGCGGACGCTTCGGTATCGACCGACGCGCTGATTCAGGCGGCTGACCGGTTGGCGGCAGAACTGCCGCGCGAGACCTTTTCCCGGGTGGTCAGCGGTCCGGATGGCGAAGCGGGGGGCAATCTGGTGAGCGCGATGCTCGGTGTGCTGCCGAACCTGTTCAGCGCCGCAGATGCCGAGCGACTCAGCCGCGAATTAACGCCGTCGGCAGTTCGGGAACGGGTGAATGACAGCTACGCCGCCCTCCTTGCTCCCGAAGGTTGGGCGCTGAAACAGCTTCTGCGCAGCGATCCACTGAACCTGCGCCAGCTGGCACTGGAAAAATTACGCTATTTGCGGCTGGTGCCGAACGCGCAACTGAGTGACAATCATTTTGTCAGCAGTGATCGTCGTCATCTGCTGCTGCTGGCGGAAACGCCGTTGGCCGTCACTGATTCGGCCGGTGCCGTCGCACTCGAAGACGATTTTTCCACTGCCGCCCGCCTGGTGCTGCCGGACGGGATCAAGGCAACGTTTTTAAGCGGCCACCGTTATACTCTGGCGAACGCCACCGCAGTCAAAGCTGACCTGTGGGTGGTGCTCGGGTGTTCGCTCAGCGCTATTGCGGCGATCTTCGCCATTTTTTTACGTCGGCGGCAGGCGCTCTGGGTGTTTTTGACCCCGGTTCTGGTGCTGACCACCGCCGCCTGCGCCGTGGCGCTGGTTTATCAACCGGTATCCGCGATCACCCTCGGCTTCGGCGCGGTGCTGCTCGGCATTTCGGTCGATTTTGCCATTCATGTCTACTATGCACTCCGCCATGCGGTCGGTGACCCGGCGGTGGCGCTCGGCAAGGTTGCCCGTCCGCTCCTCTTTGGCGGTCTGACCACGATTGGCGGGTTCGCGGTGCTGCTGTTATCTGATTTGCCCGGTCAGCGGCAACTGGCGGTTTTTTCGGTCGCCGGAATTGTGACCGCGCTGTTGCTGTCCCTGCTGGTGTTGCCCCACCTGCTGCCGAGCGGCGCGGTGCAGATCATTTCCGCCGTTCCCCGCCGCGCCGACCGTAAGCGGGGCGGCTGGCTGCTGGTGACGGTTTGGTTCGTGCTTCTGCTGCTGTGCGGCTGGCAGGCACGGGATATTCGTTTTAACGGCGATCTGCGCGCACTCAGTTTGACCCCGCCAGAGCTCCGTCAGCTTGAAACGCAACTCGCACAGACCTGGGGTGGGTTGCACGGGCAGGCGCTGGTTTTCAGCTTTGGCGGCGGGGCCGAAGCAGCGTTGGCCGCCAATGATCGGCTCTTTGAGCGGCTGCAAACGGCATTGCCTGCTGAGCGGCTGGTGTCACTGGCGCCGTTACTCCCCGCGCTGACCAGCCAGGCGGAAAATCGTCAGCGCTGGAACGATTTCTGGACCGGCGAACACGGCCAGCAGATCGTCGCGACGTTACAGGAAGAAGCGACCCGGCTCGGGTTTTCAGCGCAAGCATTTGTTCCCTTTACCGAACGCTTAACCACAGCGGTGGCGCCGGTAACGCTTGATTTTTACCGTGCGGCCGGATTTGCCGATGCGTTTGCGGCGCTGCTTTTTACTGAAGACGGTGTGACCCGGTCGTTAACGTTGCTCCCCGATTCGCCACCGGTGCTGGCTGCGTTGACAACGATTGAGTCCGATCCGGCGACCCGCCTGGTGTCGCCGACCTGTTTTCGCAGTGAGATCAGCGCGGCGATTGAGGACGATTTTTTGCGCTTTATTACGCTGGCAGCGGTGCTGATCGTGACCTTGCTGCTGCTCCTCTTTCGTGACCTGCGCAAGGTTGTCCTGGCGCTGGTGCCGGTGGCCAGTGGCCTGCTCGGCATGTTCGGGGTGATGGCGACGCTCGGGGTGGAGTTTAATCTGTTTAACATCATCGCCACCATTCTGGTGATCGGGCTCGGGGTGGACTACGGTATTTTTATGGTCTGTCGCGAAGACGAAAAGAGTGATCTTGGCACCGGACAGGCGGTTTTCGTCTCCGGATTGACGACCCTGGCCGGGTTTGGCGCGCTGATTCTGGGGCAACATCCGGCGCTGTATTCCATCGGCGTCAGTGTGCTGATCGGTATCAGTGTCGCGATTCCGGCGGCGCTGCTGGTGGTTCCGGTGCTGTCCCGACGGTGGCTCAAATGA
- a CDS encoding AMP-binding protein, with protein MKFNAATYADLEFRTPAEMRCVQDALLQQHIAYLAEHSEFYRRIFAECGIAPGSIRGAADLSRLPLTAKADLERCPADFLCVAPSAIVDLCLTSGTTGKPVTLAQTRADLNRLGYNEEISFRATGLDENDRVIIAAALDRCFMAGLAYFLGLERLGAASIRVGSSSVPLLCEMVLQQQPSAIVGVPTLLRVVARALQAAGHDPQTLGVKRLICIGEPVRCAELSLSALGQQLHELWGAQVFGTYASTELATAFTDCCAQQGGHLHPELIVLELLDEAGRPVAAGETGEVVVTPLGVTGMPLLRFRTGDMAVLHEEPCACGRRSPRLGPILGRKSQMLKIRGVTVYPPAIFAVLQGIEAVNGYYLEVHNTYQLSDRVRVVVGADAGSLSADAVAEQIAARTRVKPEVMVVSPEDVRARTLQETKRKPVHFFDLRNSGG; from the coding sequence ATGAAGTTTAATGCCGCCACCTATGCCGATCTTGAGTTCCGTACCCCGGCCGAGATGCGTTGTGTCCAGGATGCATTGCTGCAACAACATATCGCCTATCTGGCTGAACATTCGGAATTTTACCGGCGCATCTTCGCAGAGTGTGGAATTGCTCCGGGGAGCATCCGTGGCGCGGCTGATTTGAGCCGGTTGCCGTTAACCGCCAAGGCTGATCTGGAGCGCTGCCCCGCCGATTTTCTCTGTGTCGCGCCGAGCGCAATTGTCGATCTGTGTCTGACCTCTGGAACGACCGGCAAGCCGGTGACGTTGGCACAGACGCGCGCCGACCTCAATCGCCTCGGCTACAATGAAGAAATTTCGTTTCGCGCGACCGGGCTGGATGAAAACGACCGGGTCATTATCGCGGCGGCGCTGGATCGCTGTTTCATGGCCGGACTGGCTTACTTTCTCGGGCTGGAACGCCTCGGGGCGGCATCGATCCGGGTTGGTTCGAGTAGTGTGCCGCTACTCTGTGAGATGGTGCTGCAACAGCAACCGAGCGCCATCGTGGGCGTCCCGACCCTGCTGCGGGTCGTTGCACGGGCATTACAGGCCGCCGGGCATGATCCGCAAACACTCGGCGTCAAGCGCCTGATTTGTATCGGCGAGCCGGTGCGTTGTGCCGAGCTGAGTTTGTCGGCACTGGGGCAGCAGTTGCACGAACTGTGGGGCGCACAGGTTTTCGGAACCTATGCCAGCACCGAACTGGCGACCGCGTTCACCGATTGTTGTGCGCAACAGGGGGGGCATCTTCACCCCGAACTGATTGTTCTCGAACTCCTCGATGAAGCGGGACGACCGGTCGCTGCCGGTGAAACGGGCGAAGTGGTGGTAACCCCGCTGGGCGTAACCGGCATGCCGTTGTTGCGTTTTCGAACTGGCGACATGGCCGTCCTGCACGAGGAACCCTGCGCATGCGGGCGGCGTTCGCCGCGCCTGGGACCGATCCTTGGACGGAAAAGTCAGATGCTGAAGATTCGCGGGGTCACGGTTTATCCGCCGGCGATCTTTGCGGTGTTGCAAGGAATCGAGGCGGTCAACGGATACTATCTCGAAGTTCATAACACCTATCAACTGTCTGACCGGGTGCGAGTGGTGGTCGGTGCCGACGCCGGGTCGTTATCCGCTGACGCGGTGGCCGAACAGATTGCCGCCCGGACGCGAGTCAAGCCAGAGGTCATGGTGGTAAGCCCTGAAGATGTGCGTGCCCGGACGCTTCAGGAAACGAAGCGCAAGCCGGTTCATTTTTTCGATCTAAGAAATAGCGGGGGCTGA
- a CDS encoding DUF3261 domain-containing protein translates to MTKMILVGLCLVLILCGCRSAGPFPAPTLSATHPLAMSELLGGSWALDNSTIRMRHTVLLELGWRKLPMVGLLELDRTARTIRLVAVNDLGIKLFDLTVTVDGYQTNYLFPELATYAGLGETVAASVRKIFLDPLPRDDDRLTVTADQYQTRRSLGDAELTFTFGGERPDLLGKELRGGAQGWVVRYYDYRDLPAGRLPGGVVLKDHTAGYRLTLWLEKANLIDG, encoded by the coding sequence ATGACGAAGATGATACTGGTCGGCCTCTGCCTGGTCTTGATCCTCTGTGGCTGTCGTTCGGCAGGGCCGTTTCCGGCACCGACTTTGAGCGCCACGCATCCGCTGGCCATGTCAGAACTGCTGGGCGGGAGTTGGGCGCTTGACAACAGCACGATCCGCATGCGCCACACGGTGTTGCTGGAGCTCGGCTGGCGCAAACTGCCGATGGTCGGCCTGCTTGAACTCGATCGCACGGCGCGCACGATCCGGCTGGTGGCGGTGAACGATCTCGGTATCAAACTGTTCGATCTGACGGTGACGGTTGACGGGTACCAGACCAATTATCTCTTCCCCGAACTCGCCACCTACGCTGGTCTGGGTGAAACCGTGGCCGCCAGCGTGCGGAAGATTTTTCTCGACCCGCTGCCCCGCGACGATGACCGGCTGACGGTAACAGCTGATCAATATCAAACACGACGGTCTCTGGGCGACGCCGAGCTGACCTTCACCTTTGGTGGCGAACGACCCGATCTGCTCGGCAAGGAGTTACGCGGCGGCGCACAGGGATGGGTTGTGCGTTACTACGACTATCGCGATCTGCCTGCCGGACGTTTGCCGGGGGGAGTCGTCCTGAAAGATCACACGGCGGGATACCGCCTGACCCTCTGGCTGGAAAAGGCGAATTTGATCGATGGATAA